A stretch of the Hypomesus transpacificus isolate Combined female chromosome 12, fHypTra1, whole genome shotgun sequence genome encodes the following:
- the LOC124474577 gene encoding uncharacterized protein LOC124474577 isoform X1 — MVDASTACRMNPLAALGMDRASLMRESIRVQGGMVYPGIRTLSTEKAREGASMPLGYDLLYKPDVSLDSRKTGNGYMGLYKNPPPGLQKPMVVPGPGGESMGLDPRVGQVEKPIELGLAGSNGFLRLPWVSPYPDAGMYPFLDSSKYAALNMYKASFLSQPSHYLPQHLAYQSLCSGAGGSAAGAERLLYLPSYPPTSHSPLVHHQDKSMQGLGPRIHHESSAFGQQLQQVQAQQHHQAQVQAQVQAQVQAQVQAQVQAQVQQQQQHAQAQAQAQAHSERQHSSSSSNNSKLNRTSSSKGSGSSYSHSSNSSSIVSSGNGGNDTSTSSSGTNSSSHPVDSSPALLTQSSRSIPRPLQPSGSAPPPPLIDSTLDFQKSLFRSPTSSSSSAPHPCYAGGTAGEHRSPARSGGHAHKAKEGSLDNKNGERKPSKSPLKTSSERPTSQQAPAKEPADKPLDLSAAKILELEAGHPNGYTSKLEALAKLGYLPAARYGLAPNRELVKETLSPSLAMAGATSKTSERPEIISTAHSSWLVPSPASGPNADPNHNKSSSTIKNKNLESVSQQQQRSSSCPRIGEGNGAVAPGQAVAVVAPGGRPSSVSPSPKSNGDWPRVSPSQPDKAALSTSLASHSGRHPKTPVKPEPQEMAFKPQQPHQPHLENSRPSSHMYSESYLPPSIAYANRLAYANLPYSVPEGMSLPHMTMQGKGPVYPHPVLMGNSSLYPPRLTPKHGLPYGIPPNHGDYLTYHDSKEMVHPLMVSHLGMDAKERLDLRSRPQEKPWSHDGSPYRNQMASDTESPRKNEKEINLATGQDSKLPSKPFTGGKEEIVCIDLLQSDMDSDSSMSKHSSPSVRRRYPGKQLGCESSYSASDRREPEPLRTSQVAEHRLGDPEKQLEQRCLPRPLDPHKGFPSHPNPSRPEAPMSPYHCEDSPSPAEGSPLPDLPEEQTLRCARTSGERPIKDRGPWNRSSGERAYGDPTDESRIARVQPCENRALEDRASGNRNVGGRAFENRVLGDRSCENHEDRTCGVNSSGDGNSGDQPFRDPENRSHRDYSFEHRPSDYNRNGDCTGQNQTLAKPGLKAELISEDQLNHYEDLKYSQCQDDTDSMADEDEGHGSSKSRRSSLAKRIANSSGYVGDRFKCVTTELYADSSKLSREQRALQMEGLRREDSNLSQPAAYCERAMQRFSELELKEKEGGGGGGAPAVDLDLADSQRGEREGEREREGEREGEREGDEDWERRQSRARQEVAAANKTHRDGGVLPTCPHNRVPVLQRCPLSGSLLLQERGHALPVEEGKRGVENEERTRRMEKDEEVWARRKEEEEEVSARRRGEEKAREEEAMEDAGKWEERGMAREERREERDYVPQWEQHSRLPTLDAVAHRAASPGSMAASIPTPSSIYTPASIPTQVPTKKRTYALELCQHSSRGQAKEAGDKEGDEMTVPAKRVKLATDPSEPSVPEEVKNLKVCIELTGLRLSKPRLSSELIGQRLDKPRLSSELIGQRLDKPRLSPEMTGLRLDKPRLSTELSQWPPFNPRPLEMSLAPVVGQPNPGLEVCGLDRKYKPGSQEDRMLKRRSEVNRSWCEEKFSSREEERGRLGQPVVWSLVGICYAFTVACHSSRNDGNVKIGYFSVSFYTIALTQTGC; from the exons ATG GTGGATGCGAGCACTGCCTGCAGAATGAACCCGCTAGCTGCCTTAGGCATGGACCGCGCTAGCCTGATGAGGGAGAGCATTCGTGTCCAAGGTGGAATGGTTTACCCCGGAATCCGCACCCTCTCCACCGAGAAAGCCAGAGAAGGTGCATCCATGCCTCTCGGCTATGACCTTCTCTACAAACCTGATGTGTCCTTAGACAGTAGAAAGACTGGTAATGGCTACATGGGACTGTATAAAAACCCTCCTCCTGGACTGCAGAAGCCTATGGTTGTTCCcggccctggaggagagagtaTGGGGCTGGACCCGAGAGTCGGTCAGGTGGAAAAGCCTATTGAGCTGGGTCTGGCTGGGTCCAATGGCTTTCTGAGACTGCCCTGGGTGAGCCCGTACCCTGACGCCGGAATGTACCCTTTCCTGGACTCGAGCAAATATGCCGCTCTGAACATGTACAAGGCATCCTTTTTGTCCCAGCCCTCACATTATCTCCCCCAGCACCTGGCCTACCAGTCTCTCTGCTCAGGGGCAGGAGGCAGTGCTGCAGGGGCTGAAAGGCTCCTCTACCtgccctcctaccctcctaccTCCCACTCGCCACTGGTGCACCACCAGGACAAGAGCATGCAAGGCCTGGGGCCCAGGATCCACCACGAGTCCTCTGCCTTTGGGCAGCAGCTGCAACAAGTCCAAGCCCAACAACATCACCAAGCCCAAGTTCAAGCCCAAGTTCAGGCCCAAGTTCAGGCCCAAGTTCAGGCCCAAGTTCAGGCCCAagttcagcagcagcagcaacatgcCCAGGCCCAAGCCCAAGCTCAGGCCCACAGCGAAAGGCAACACAGTAGCAGTAGTAGTAACAATAGTAAACTTAACAGGACATCCTCTAGTAAGGGCTCTGGCAGCAGCTACAGtcacagtagtaacagtagcaGTATTGTCAGCAGTGGTAATGGTGGTAATGATACTAGTACTAGTAGTAGTGGAACTAACAGCAGTAGCCACCCAGTAGATTCCAGCCCAGCACTTCTGACCCAGTCATCACGCAGCATCCCCaggcccctccagccctctgggtccgcgcccccccctcctctcatagACAGCACTTTGGACTTTCAGAAGTCTCTGTTCAGAAGTCCgacttcctcctcgtcctcagcTCCCCATCCGTGTTACGCCGGCGGCACGGCCGGCGAGCACCGTTCCCCGGCGCGCTCTGGCGGACACGCCCACAAAGCCAAAGAAGGCAGTTTGGACAACAAGAACGGAGAGAGGAAGCCAAGCAAGTCCCCGTTAAAGACCTCGTCCGAGAGACCGACCTCCCAACAGGCTCCTGCCAAAGAGCCAGCAGACAAGCCTCTGGATCTGTCTGCGGCCAAAATCCTGGAATTGGAAGCGGGGCACCCTAACGGGTACACCTCCAAACTCGAGGCCTTGGCTAAGCTGGGCTATCTACCTGCAGCCCGATACGGCTTAGCGCCCAACCGAGAGCTTGTCAAAGAGACCCTCTCCCCGTCCTTGGCCATGGCAGGGGCGACCTCCAAAACATCAGAGCGCCCCGAGATAATCAGCACGGCTCACTCCTCCTGGCTGGTCCCCAGTCCAGCCTCTGGTCCTAACGCCGACCCAAACCACAACAAATCCTCGTCCACGATAAAGAACAAGAACCTGGAGAGTGTttcgcagcagcagcagagaagcTCCTCTTGTCCCAGGATAGGGGAAGGAAACGGAGCCGTAGCCCCCGGCCAAGCCGTCGCCGTGGTTGCGCCTGGTGGTCGACcttcctctgtgtctccctctcccaaaTCCAATGGGGATTGGCCTCGCGTGTCCCCCAGCCAACCAGACAAAGCCGCCCTCTCCACCTCGCTTGCCAGCCACTCTGGGAGACACCCCAAGACTCCCGTCAAACCTGAGCCACAAGAGATGGCCTTTAAGCCCCAGCAGCCGCACCAGCCCCACCTGGAGAACAGCCGTCCCTCGAGCCACATGTACAGCGAATCCTACCTGCCGCCCAGTATAGCATACGCTAACCGCTTAGCCTACGCTAACCTCCCCTACTCGGTCCCAGAGGGCATGTCGCTGCCACACATGACGATGCAAGGCAAAGGACCTGTATATCCCCACCCAGTTCTCATGGGCAACAGCAGCCTCTACCCTCCTCGTCTGACCCCCAAACATGGCCTGCCGTATGGGATCCCCCCCAACCACGGAGACTACCTGACCTATCACGACTCCAAGGAGATGGTCCACCCGCTCATGGTTTCTCACCTGGGCATGGACGCGAAGGAGCGACTGGACCTGAGATCCAGGCCCCAGGAGAAGCCTTGGAGCCACGACGGTTCACCTTACAGAAACCAAATGGCCTCAGATACCGAATCTCCACgcaagaatgagaaagagattaACTTGGCCACAGGCCAAGATTCAAAGCTGCCGAGCAAGCCTTTCACCGGGGGGAAGGAAGAAATAGTCTGCATTGACCTGCTCCAATCTGATATGGACAGCGACTCGTCCATGAGCAAGCACAGCTCGCCCAGTGTGAGGAGAAGGTATCCAGGAAAGCAACTTGGATGCGAGAGCAGCTATTCAGCCAGTGACAGGAGAGAGCCAGAGCCGCTTCGGACGAGCCAGGTGGCCGAGCACAGACTGGGGGATCCAGAAAAGCAGCTTGAGCAGCGCTGCCTGCCCAGGCCTCTAGACCCCCACAAGGGCTTCCCCTCACACCCAAACCCCTCCCGCCCAGAGGCCCCCATGTCCCCTTATCATTGTGAGGACAGCCCAAGCCCCGCGGAGGGCAGCCCCCTGCCAGACCTACCGGAGGAACAAACCCTGCGCTGTGCTCGCACCTCAGGGGAACGCCCCATTAAAGACCGCGGGCCCTGGAACCGTTCTTCCGGAGAACGTGCCTACGGGGATCCGACCGACGAGAGCAGAATCGCGAGGGTCCAGCCCTGCGAGAACCGTGCTCTTGAGGATCGCGCATCCGGGAACAGGAACGTCGGAGGGCGCGCCTTTGAAAACCGGGTTCTCGGGGACCGTTCTTGTGAGAACCATGAGGATCGTACGTGTGGAGTTAATTCGTCCGGGGACGGTAATTCCGGGGACCAACCGTTTAGGGACCCGGAGAATCGTTCTCACAGGGACTATTCTTTTGAGCACCGTCCGTCTGATTACAACAGAAACGGGGACTGCACTGGTCAGAACCAAACCTTAGCCAAGCCAGGTTTAAAGGCAGAATTGATCAGCGAGGATCAGTTGAACCACTACGAGGACCTGAAATACTCACAATGCCAGGATGACACAGACTCAATGGCAGATGAGGATGAGGGCCACGGTTCCTCAAAGAGCCGGCGGTCGAGCCTGGCCAAACGCATCGCCAACTCCTCGGGATATGTGGGCGACCGCTTCAAGTGTGTCACGACGGAGCTGTATGCCGACTCCAGTAAACTGAGCCGGGAGCAAAGAGCACTTCAg ATGGAAGGATTAAGACGAGAGGACAGTAATTTAAGTCAACCAGCCGCTTACTGTGAG CGTGCAATGCAGCGCTTCTCTGAGCTGGAGctgaaggagaaagaaggaggaggaggaggaggggcgccGGCGGTGGATCTGGACTTGGCAGACAGCCagcggggggagagggagggggagagggagagggagggagagagggagggggagagggagggagacgaagACTGGGAGCGCAGACAGAGCAGAGCCAGGCAAGAGGTTGCGGCTGCCAACAAGACCCACAGAGACG GTGGTGTGTTGCCAACATGCCCCCACAACAGAGTACCTGTTCTCCAGCGATGCCCACTCTCCGGCTCGCTCCTGCTCCAGGAGAGAGGGCACGCTCTCCCCgtggaagagggaaagaggggggtggagaacGAGGAGAGGACCAGAAGAATGGAGAAAGACGAGGAGGTGTGGgcgaggagaaaagaggaggaggaggaagtgtcggcgaggaggagaggggaggagaaggcgagggaggaggaagCGATGGAGGATGCTGGGAAATGGGAGGAGCGGGGGAtggcgagagaggagaggagggaagagagagactatGTCCCCCAGTGGGAACAGCACTCTCGTCTGCCCACTCTGGATGCTGTGGCCCACAGGGCCGCCAGTCCCGGATCTATGGCAGCCTCCATACCCACCCCATCCTCCATATACACCCCAGCCTCCATACCCACCCAGGTGCCCACCAAGAAACGCACATACGCCCTGGAACTCTGCCAGCATTCTAGCCGGGGCCAGGCGAAGGAGGCCGGGGATAAAGAGGGAGACGAAATGACAGTCCCAGCCAAACGAGTCAAGCTAGCAACTG acccctCAGAGCCCTCTGTCCCGGAGGAGGTGAAGAACCTGAAGGTCTGCATCGAGCTGACTGGCCTCAGACTCAGCAAGCCCCGCCTCTCCTCCGAGTTGATAGGCCAACGGCTTGACAAGCCCCGCCTCTCCTCTGAGCTGATAGGCCAACGGCTCGACAAGCCCCGCCTCTCCCCTGAGATGACTGGCCTTCGACTCGACAAGCCCCGCCTCTCCACCGAGCTCAGCCAATGGCCGCCTTTTA